From the genome of Malus sylvestris chromosome 6, drMalSylv7.2, whole genome shotgun sequence, one region includes:
- the LOC126627308 gene encoding serine racemase isoform X1, with product MNSGSVEVEEVSNLRFWNIWPTNTLQNQDSVGVGIEMEAGSQMPETKYAADISSIKEAQARIEPFVHKTPVLTSESLNALSGRRLFFKCECLQKGGAFKFRGACNAVFSLDDDQAAKGVVTHSSGNHAAALSLAAKLRGIPAYIVIPKNAPNCKVENVIRYGGHVIWSEATMQSRESTAAKVLHETGALLLHPYNDRRIISGQGTISLELLEQQVPQLDGIIVPISGGGLISGVALAAKSINPTIRIFAAEPEGANDAAQSKSAGRIITLPETNTVADGLRAFLGDLTWPVVRDLVDGVITVNDEEIINAMKLCYEILKVAVEPSGAIGLAAVLSKSFKKNSAWKDCSNIGIILSGGNVDLGILWDAYKK from the exons ATGAACTCTGGAAGTGTGGAAGTAGAAGAGGTGAGCAATCTGCGTTTCTGGAATATTTGGCCAACGAACACC CTCCAAAATCAAGACTCTGTTGGTGTTGGGATAGAGATGGAAGCAGGGAGTCAAATGCCGGAGACGAAATATGCTGCTGATATTTCCTCTATAAAGGAAGCGCAAGCACGCATCGAGCCATTCGTGCACAAAACTCCGGTCTTGACCTCGGAATCCCTCAATGCTCTTTCAGGAAGACGCCTTTTTTTCAAATGCGAATGTTTACAGAAGGG TGGCGCTTTCAAATTCAGAGGCGCTTGCAATGCCGTGTTTTCACTTGATGATGACCAGGCTGCTAAGGGGGTTGTAACACACAGCAG TGGTAACCATGCTGCAGCATTGTCTTTGGCTGCAAAACTACGGGGGATCCCTGCATACATAGTTATACCAAAAAATGCTCCCAACTGCAAAGTTGAGAATGTCATTCGTTACGGTGGTCATGTTATCTGGAGTGAGGCCACTATGCAGTCAAGGGAAAGTACAGCAGCTAAGGTGTTGCATGAAACTGGcgcacttcttctccatccttACAATGATAGGCGCATAATAAG TGGGCAGGGTACCATTTCACTGGAGCTTCTGGAGCAACAAGTTCCGCAGTTAGACGGCATTATAGTACCCATAAGCG GAGGTGGCTTGATATCAGGGGTGGCTTTGGCCGCCAAGTCCATCAACCCCACGATTCGAATTTTTGCAGCTGAACCTGAGGGTGCTAACGATGCAGCTCAATCCAAATCAGCTGGGAGGATTATAACATTGCCTGAGACCAACACTGTTGCAGATGGGCTTCGAGCTTTTCTTGGAGACCTTACTTG GCCCGTTGTGAGAGATCTTGTCGATGGCGTTATAACTGTAAATGACGAGGAGATAATAAATGCTATGAAACTCTGTTACGAGATTTTGAAGGTTGCAGTAGAACCCAGTGGAGCAATAGGCCTTGCTGCTGTTTTGTCCAAAAGTTTCAAGAAAAATTCTGCTTGGAAGGATTGCAGCAACATCGGAATTATACTTTCTGGAGGTAATGTAGATCTAGGCATCCTATGGGATGCCTACAAAAAGTGA
- the LOC126627308 gene encoding serine racemase isoform X2: protein MNSGSVEVEELQNQDSVGVGIEMEAGSQMPETKYAADISSIKEAQARIEPFVHKTPVLTSESLNALSGRRLFFKCECLQKGGAFKFRGACNAVFSLDDDQAAKGVVTHSSGNHAAALSLAAKLRGIPAYIVIPKNAPNCKVENVIRYGGHVIWSEATMQSRESTAAKVLHETGALLLHPYNDRRIISGQGTISLELLEQQVPQLDGIIVPISGGGLISGVALAAKSINPTIRIFAAEPEGANDAAQSKSAGRIITLPETNTVADGLRAFLGDLTWPVVRDLVDGVITVNDEEIINAMKLCYEILKVAVEPSGAIGLAAVLSKSFKKNSAWKDCSNIGIILSGGNVDLGILWDAYKK, encoded by the exons ATGAACTCTGGAAGTGTGGAAGTAGAAGAG CTCCAAAATCAAGACTCTGTTGGTGTTGGGATAGAGATGGAAGCAGGGAGTCAAATGCCGGAGACGAAATATGCTGCTGATATTTCCTCTATAAAGGAAGCGCAAGCACGCATCGAGCCATTCGTGCACAAAACTCCGGTCTTGACCTCGGAATCCCTCAATGCTCTTTCAGGAAGACGCCTTTTTTTCAAATGCGAATGTTTACAGAAGGG TGGCGCTTTCAAATTCAGAGGCGCTTGCAATGCCGTGTTTTCACTTGATGATGACCAGGCTGCTAAGGGGGTTGTAACACACAGCAG TGGTAACCATGCTGCAGCATTGTCTTTGGCTGCAAAACTACGGGGGATCCCTGCATACATAGTTATACCAAAAAATGCTCCCAACTGCAAAGTTGAGAATGTCATTCGTTACGGTGGTCATGTTATCTGGAGTGAGGCCACTATGCAGTCAAGGGAAAGTACAGCAGCTAAGGTGTTGCATGAAACTGGcgcacttcttctccatccttACAATGATAGGCGCATAATAAG TGGGCAGGGTACCATTTCACTGGAGCTTCTGGAGCAACAAGTTCCGCAGTTAGACGGCATTATAGTACCCATAAGCG GAGGTGGCTTGATATCAGGGGTGGCTTTGGCCGCCAAGTCCATCAACCCCACGATTCGAATTTTTGCAGCTGAACCTGAGGGTGCTAACGATGCAGCTCAATCCAAATCAGCTGGGAGGATTATAACATTGCCTGAGACCAACACTGTTGCAGATGGGCTTCGAGCTTTTCTTGGAGACCTTACTTG GCCCGTTGTGAGAGATCTTGTCGATGGCGTTATAACTGTAAATGACGAGGAGATAATAAATGCTATGAAACTCTGTTACGAGATTTTGAAGGTTGCAGTAGAACCCAGTGGAGCAATAGGCCTTGCTGCTGTTTTGTCCAAAAGTTTCAAGAAAAATTCTGCTTGGAAGGATTGCAGCAACATCGGAATTATACTTTCTGGAGGTAATGTAGATCTAGGCATCCTATGGGATGCCTACAAAAAGTGA
- the LOC126625907 gene encoding probable LRR receptor-like serine/threonine-protein kinase At1g63430, which yields MRGFASFQLLCCLIAGVLFVGGESFGSHEVWALTTFKEAIYEDPHLVLSNWNALDADPCAWSGITCSVARDHVIKINISSSSIRGFLVPDLGQLSFLQELTLHGNRLLGIIPKELGLLKYLTVLDLGANELTGPIPPELGNLTSVVKINLQSNGLSGRLPPELGNLGHLEELCLDRNKLQGTVPANGDTGLPSNVHGMYASTSNITGLCRSSQLKVADFSYNFFVGSIPECLEYLPRTSFQGNCLQKQDPKQRPAELCAGVPPSKGHPGSNPQHKPAKEVSKHREASKPAWLLALEIVTGTMVCSLFLVAVFTAVQKCNSKSSIIIPWKKSSSEKDHIAVYIDSEMLKDVARFSRQELEVACEDFSNIIGSSPDSLVYKGNIKGGPEIAVISFCIKEEHWTSYLELYFQREVTDLARLNHENAAKLLGYCNESAPFTRMLVFEYASNGTLYEHLHFGEGCQLSWTRRMKIIIGIAQGLKYFHSELEPPFTISELNSSAVYLTEHFLPKLVDFESWKTILARSEKKLGSISGQGAICVLPNSMEARHLDVKGNVYAFGILLLEIISGRPPFCKDKGCLIDWAKDYLELPDVMSYVVDPELKHFSYDDLKVLCDVVNLCTHPDPTKRPSMQELCTMLESKIDTSVSAELKASNLAWAELALSS from the exons ATGAGAGGTTTTGCCTCCTTTCAGCTTCTGTGCTGCTTGATAGCTGGGGTTCTTTTTGTGGGAGGTGAATCTTTTGGTTCACATGAAG TTTGGGCCCTTACAACGTTTAAGGAAGCGATATATGAAGACCCGCATCTGGTTTTGTCCAATTGGAATGCCTTGGATGCCGATCCTTGTGCCTGGTCCGGCATCACATGTTCTGTGGCTCGAGACCATGTTATAAAAAT TAATATTTCCAGTTCATCAATAAGGGGATTTCTTGTACCAGACTTGGGTCAGCTCAGCTTCTTGCAAGAACT AACTCTGCATGGGAACAGGCTGCTTGGGATAATACCTAAAGAGTTGGGCTTGTTAAAATACCTCACGGTCTTGGACCTGGGGGCGAATGAACTCACTGGTCCAATTCCTCCAGAGCTTGGGAATTTAACCAGTGTTGTGAAAAT AAATCTTCAGTCAAATGGGTTGTCTGGTCGGCTACCTCCTGAACTTGGCAATTTGGGACACCTTGAGGAACTTTGTTTAGATAGGAATAAGCTTCAAGGAACCGTTCCAGCCAATGGAGATACAGGACTCCCATCTAACGTACATGGAAT GTATGCCTCAACTTCAAACATAACAGGCCTCTGTCGATCATCTCAGTTAAAAGTTGCAGACTTCTCGTACAACTTCTTTGTTGGTAGCATACCTGAGTGCTTGGAGTATCTTCCCAG GACAAGTTTTCAAGGAAATTGTCTCCAGAAACAGGATCCCAAGCAGCGTCCTGCAGAACTATGTG CTGGTGTGCCCCCTTCGAAAGGCCATCCCGGAAGTAACCCACAGCATAAACCTGCTAAAGAGGTCTCCAAACATCGGGAGGCTTCAAAACCTGCCTGGCTTTTGGCTCTGGAAATAGTGACTGGAACCATGGTGTGTTCGCTctttctagttgctgttttcaCTGCTGTTCAGAAATGCAATAGCAAATCATCTATCATAATTCCTTGGAAGAAATCATCAAGTGAAAAGGACCATATCGCAGTCTACATAG ATTCCGAGATGTTGAAAGATGTTGCCAGATTCAGCAGGCAAGAGCTAGAGGTTGCGTGTGAAGACTTTAGCAACATTATTGGTTCCTCACCTGACAGTTTGGTATACAAAGGCAACATAAAAGGTGGGCCTGAGATTGCTGTGATATCCTTTTGCATTAAGGAAGAGCATTGGACGAGCTATCTTGAACTCTATTTTCAGCGAGAGGTGACAGATTTGGCAAGATTAAATCATGAAAATGCAGCAAAATTATTGGGTTATTGTAATGAGAGTGCCCCTTTTACGAGGATGCTGGTTTTTGAATATGCTTCAAATGGGACACTGTATGAGCACCTCCATT ttggagagggatgccagTTAAGTTGGACACGGCGCATGAAAATTATTATAGGCATTGCTCAGGGACTCAAGTATTTTCACTCGGAACTTGAGCCACCATTTACCATATCAGAGTTGAATTCTAGTGCTGTATATCTTACAGAACATTTTTTACCCAAG ttggttgattttgaaagtTGGAAGACAATTCTTGCGAGGTCAGAAAAGAAGTTGGGCTCTATTAGTGGCCAAGGTGCTATTTGTGTCCTTCCGAATTCTATGGAAGCACGCCACCTGGATGTTAAAGGCAATGTCTATGCTTTCGGCATTCTTTTACTTGAAATAATAAGCGGGAGGCCTCCATTCTGCAAGGATAAGGGGTGCTTGATAGACTGG GCGAAAGACTATCTTGAGCTGCCAGATGTGATGTCGTACGTTGTTGATCCTGAACTGAAACATTTCAGTTATGATGACCTCAAAGTTCTATGTGATGTGGTGAATCTTTGCACCCATCCTGACCCCACCAAGCGGCCTTCGATGCAGGAACTATGCACCATGTTGGAGAGCAAAATCGACACATCAGTTTCGGCTGAGCTCAAGGCGTCAAATCTAGCATGGGCGGAGCTTGCACTGTCGTCATAA